AAGATACCCACATTCTCATTTCGATGGTGGAGGATGCCGTGGACGCCGCGCTCATGGACGCAGCGCCCGGCCTCCGGCTCATCGCCAACTTCGGGGTGGGCTTCAACAACATTGACGTTGCCGCCGCGACCGGGCGCGGGATTCTCGCCGCCAACACCCCGGAGGTGGTGGCGGGCCCGACGGCGGAGCTCGCCATGGCGCTCCTGCTCGCGGTTTCGCGGCGGGTGACCGAGGCGGACGCCTACGTGCGCTCGGGCAAGTGGAAGTCCTGGACGCCGTCCCTGCTCGAGAGCCGGGGGCTCGAGGGCAAGGTGCTCGGCATCGTCGGCCTGGGCGGCATCGGCGCGGCCCTGGCACAGCGGGCGCAGGGCTTCGGCCTCAAGGTGCGCTACTGGAGCCGAAGGCGCCGGGCGCCCCAAGAGGAAGCCGCGAAGAACGTGGCCTACCGCCCGCTGAGCCGCCTCCTCGCCGAGGCGGACTATCTCAGCATCAACGTCGCGCTGAACGCGGAGACGCATCACCTGATCGATGCGGCGGCGCTCGCGCGGATGAAGCCCGGTGCTTTTCTCATCAACACGGCGCGCGGGGAGATCGTGGACGAAAAGGCGCTGGCGGCCGCACTGAAGTCGGGCCATCTCGGCGGGGCGG
The nucleotide sequence above comes from bacterium. Encoded proteins:
- a CDS encoding D-glycerate dehydrogenase — encoded protein: MPRKAPSKPRLRVFLSRRFPAVDFAALAPLCDLRVHASEGPPSRQDYRRALKDTHILISMVEDAVDAALMDAAPGLRLIANFGVGFNNIDVAAATGRGILAANTPEVVAGPTAELAMALLLAVSRRVTEADAYVRSGKWKSWTPSLLESRGLEGKVLGIVGLGGIGAALAQRAQGFGLKVRYWSRRRRAPQEEAAKNVAYRPLSRLLAEADYLSINVALNAETHHLIDAAALARMKPGAFLINTARGEIVDEKALAAALKSGHLGGAGLDVFEREPAVHPALRKMPNVVLHPHLGTSSREGRLALSGRVVENVRAYLAGKKPPFLLNPEAWPKRRR